Proteins encoded by one window of Apus apus isolate bApuApu2 chromosome 15, bApuApu2.pri.cur, whole genome shotgun sequence:
- the KCNG1 gene encoding potassium voltage-gated channel subfamily G member 1 has product MTLLPGENSDYDYSALSCTSDTSFNHTFFPETESLKGVFYQRAKLIHPQEDLLKGFHPDDRKHHIIINVGGIKYLLPWTTLDEFPLTRLGQLKFCNNFDDILNICDDYDVTCNEFFFDRNPGAFRTILTFLRVGKLRLLREMCALSFQEELLYWGIEEDNLDWCCKRRYLQKMEEFTEINEREDDLTENETTGETVEETKIGLCMKKLQDMVERPQSGLPGKVFACLSVLFVTITAVNLSISTMPDLREEEEKGECSQMCYNIFIVESVCVAWFSLEFLLRFIQAKSKFAFLRSPLTLIDIIAILPYYITLLVDTTSVGYKKPSSGSIYLDKVGLVLRILRALRILYVMRLARHSLGLQTLGLTARRCTREFGLLLLFLCVAIALFAPLLYVIENEMADSQEFTSIPACYWWAVITMTTVGYGDMVPRSIPGQVVALSSILSGILLMAFPVTSIFHTFSRSYIELKQEQERIMYRRAQFLIKTKSQISNASQGSDILFPTISSETRDNE; this is encoded by the exons ATGACTCTTCTACCTGGAGAAAATTCCGACTATGACTATAGCGCCCTGAGCTGTACTTCAGATACTTCCTTCAACCACACGTTCTTTCCAGAAACAGAAAGCCTTAAGGGAGTCTTTTACCAAAGAGCCAAGCTAATTCACCCTCAAGAGGATCTCCTAAAAGGCTTTCACCCTGATGATCGGAAGCATCATATTATTATAAACGTAGGGGGCATTAAGTATTTGCTCCCATGGACCACGCTGGATGAATTCCCATTGACACGTTTGGGACAACTAAAATTCTGTAATAATTTTGATGACATTCTAAACATCTGTGATGATTATGATGTGACATGTAATGAATTCTTCTTTGACCGCAACCCAGGGGCATTCAGGACAATTCTGACCTTTCTGAGAGTTGGAAAGCTTCGGCTCCTGCGTGAGATGTGTGCACTTTCTTTCCAAGAGGAGCTGCTCTACTGGGGAATTGAGGAAGACAACTTGGACTGGTGCTGTAAAAGGAGGTATCTGCAAAAAATGGAGGagttcacagaaataaatgaacGGGAGGATGAcctcacagaaaatgaaacaacaggTGAAACAGTAGAGGAGACAAAAATTGGCTTGTGCATGAAAAAGTTGCAAGACATGGTAGAAAGGCCCCAGTCTGGCCTCCCTGGAAaggtgtttgcttgtttgtctgttttatttgtaactATTACAGCAGTGAACTTATCCATCAGCACCATGCCTGAcctgagggaggaggaggaaaag GGTGAGTGTTCCCAGATGTGCTACAATATATTCATTGTGGAGTCTGTCTGTGTGGCATGGTTTTCCCTGGAGTTCCTGCTAAGATTCATCCAGGCAAAGAGCAAGTTTGCATTTTTGCGGAGCCCGTTGACCCTGATAGACATAATAGCCATTCTGCCATACTACATCACTTTGCTAGTTGACACCACTTCCGTGGGCTATAAAAAGCCCAGCTCTGGGAGCATCTACCTGGACAAAGTCGGCCTGGTCCTCCGCATTCTCCGTGCCTTGAGGATTCTCTACGTCATGCGGCTGGCCAGGCactccctggggctgcagacGCTGGGGCTGACGGCTCGCAGGTGCACCCGGGAGTTTGGTCTcttgctgctcttcctctgtGTGGCCATCGCGCTGTTTGCACCCCTCCTCTACGTGATTGAGAATGAGATGGCAGACTCACAGGAGTTTACCAGCATCCCCGCCTGCTACTGGTGGGCTGTCATCACCATGACCACGGTAGGCTACGGAGATATGGTTCCCAGAAGCATTCCCGGCCAAGTGGTGGCACTGAGCAGCATACTGAGTGGCATCCTCCTCATGGCATTTCCTGTCACCTCCATCTTCCACACCTTTTCACGCTCCTACATTGAGCTAAAGCAAGAACAGGAAAGAATAATGTACAGGAGAGCACAGttcttaataaaaacaaagtctCAGATAAGCAATGCATCACAAGGGAGTGATATTTTATTCCCCACTATCTCTTCTGAGACTAGGGACAATGAATAA